The following are from one region of the Cydia pomonella isolate Wapato2018A unplaced genomic scaffold, ilCydPomo1 PGA_scaffold_202, whole genome shotgun sequence genome:
- the LOC133533739 gene encoding uncharacterized protein LOC133533739 produces the protein MLQLLVVALLASAAVAEEAEPAEAAAKPVPLEAKPSEKAEQTVMKDAESIHRNRQHLDDYYDYHDHNNLLYLKAKLDGRESHREGPIIARNLPSQHEKGHVNIAEQDEIIKFTYSPAYYEPIWVLDYRFLKSGGRRYTRGPGGQVLILPRSYQHYKGDGTGDYDQLVEFWRLKLIAEQKKRMHENGLGGHGYGHGHQHHGYGEYEHTDMEREPMYRERENLHRETGRMHGYH, from the exons ATGTTGCAG ttgctAGTAGTGGCGCTCTTGGCATCAGCTGCGGTGGCGGAAGAGGCCGAGCCCGCGGAAGCGGCGGCAAAACCGGTGCCTTTGGAGGCGAAGCCGTCTGAGAAAGCGGAGCAGACTGTGATGAAAGACGCGGAGTCTATACATCGTAACCGTCAGCACCTGGACGACTATTATGACTATCACGACCATAACAACCTTCTCTACCTCAAGGCTAAGCTTGATGGGCGTGAAAGTCATCGTGAAGGTCCTATCATAGCTCGCAACCTTCCCAGTCAACacgaaaag GGACATGTTAACATTGCTGAGCAAGATGA GATCATCAAGTTCACATATAGCCCTGCGTATTACGAACCTATTTGGGTTCTGGACTACAGATTCCTAAAGTCAGGTGGCAGGAGGTACACGCGGGGACCGGGAGGACAGGTCCTTATTCTTCCGAGGAGCTACCAGCATTACAAGGGGGATGGCACCGGTGACTACGACCAATTGGTCGAGTTTTGGCGCTTGAAGTTGATTGCCGAACAAAAAAAGAGAATGCACGAAAACGGGCTGGGTGGCCATGGATATGGACATGGACATCAACACCACGGATATGGAGAATATGAACATACTGACATGGAAAGAGAACCAATGTACCGGGAAAGAGAGAATTTGCACCGGGAAACAGGACGTATGCACGGATATCATTAA